A region of the Chloroflexota bacterium genome:
CATGGGAGCATGAGCATGGCCGAGCCCCCACGCCCACCGACCGATTATCGCGCCCTGCGCCGCCGCCTGGATCGGGATCTGCTGACCTGGGTCATCGCCCTGTTGCTGCTCGCGGGCGGGGGGCTCATCGGGCTGATCTACGGTGGGGGGGCACTCATCCTGGGGCTGAGCTGCCTGGCCGTGGGTGCCGGGGTGATCCTGCTGCTCTGGGGCCTCCTGACCCTGATGGAGCGATGGGCGACCCGGGAGTAACCGTCACGAGGGAGGAACGAGAGGGATCTATCGCATGACCGATCGCACCCCACACGAGGCCGACCGGCTGGCCTTCTTCCTGCTGAAGCGCGTCAACCGGGCTATCCGAGACTACGGGATGATCCGAGACGGCGACCGGATCGCGGTGGCCGTATCCGGCGGAAAGGATAGCCTCAGCCTGCTCCAACTGCTCGACGCCAGACGACGCTCCGCCCCCGAGCGCTACGACCTCGTAGCGATCCACATTCGCGGCAACGCCCAGGGCCCATCCTCCCCCCACCGCCCCCTGGAGGAGTGGCTGGCCCAGACGGGCATCCCGTTCGTCTGCGAGGATATGGCGCTCCCCCCTGGGGAGCCGCTACCCATGAACTGCCAGCGCTGCGCCTGGAACCGGCGCCGCCAACTCTTCCAGACGGCCCACCGGCTGGGGTGCAACGTGGTCGCCCTGGGCCACCACGCGGACGATCTGGCGCAGACTGTGCTCATCAACCTGCTCCAGCAGGGCCGCACCGACGGGATGGTCCCCCATGCCGAGTACTTCGACGGCCTGATCCGGCTGATCCGGCCGCTGATCTACGTGCCGGAGAAGGAGCTGCGCCGCCTGGCCCGACTCCGGGGCTTCCCGCCGCCGCCCCCCTCCTGCCCCCGCAGCCAAAGCTCCAAACGGGAGGAGGCAGCGGAGCTCCTGCGCCAGGCCCAGCAGGCCTTCCCACAAGCCACCCTTCACTTATGTCGACTTTCGCTCCGACACTACCCCAAGGGGATCCCCTATCGACGACCGCGTGCGAAAGACGGGGAGGAAAACAGGGACGGGGCAAGGCCTCGTGCGGGCGGCGGCGATCACTCGCCCGGATGAACGAAGCGGTCCACGTACGTACGGAGAAGCCAATCGACCCATCCCGGCCCGATCGCGTTCAGCCACACCGCCAGGCGCCCGTACCAGCTCAGCACCACGCGTCGCCGTCGGCGCTCACAGGCGCGCACCAGGGCGGCGGCTACCTGCTCCGTGGTCATATGAGAGAGCGGGTTATCTCGGCCGCCTCGCCGGGCCAGCGGCCCGAACGCCTTCCCCTTCTCCCCCAACGCCGTCCCGCTGACGAATCCCGGGCAGATCACGATGA
Encoded here:
- a CDS encoding tRNA 2-thiocytidine(32) synthetase TtcA, yielding MTDRTPHEADRLAFFLLKRVNRAIRDYGMIRDGDRIAVAVSGGKDSLSLLQLLDARRRSAPERYDLVAIHIRGNAQGPSSPHRPLEEWLAQTGIPFVCEDMALPPGEPLPMNCQRCAWNRRRQLFQTAHRLGCNVVALGHHADDLAQTVLINLLQQGRTDGMVPHAEYFDGLIRLIRPLIYVPEKELRRLARLRGFPPPPPSCPRSQSSKREEAAELLRQAQQAFPQATLHLCRLSLRHYPKGIPYRRPRAKDGEENRDGARPRAGGGDHSPG